The Fischerella sp. PCC 9605 genome contains a region encoding:
- a CDS encoding sigma-70 family RNA polymerase sigma factor, with product MRPRQQITDMFSTFVQLQGDRFSKWLTDTRLRRSIQNCLQHFPQTYNSENFLTLYWHKHWQNQSTSLAKMHLSAYLQEQFYWAAQATVAKLTSSQYSLADCFQLANAEVESILKEFNPNISNNLKAYASMAVLSRLRDILRQRREADFCTDWSLLRKVSKKQLLAALNQAGLSPVSIAQYRLAWTCFKQLYVHNQPGGTGKLAEPSHQVWEAIANLYNSERQSQLTQATRQCNADTIKQWLTQTAMSVRTYLYPPVISLNITKDDTNIMLDLPDPSSDSLIAELIAEEDARNRANQQNQINNVLSNALQLLDAQSQELLKLYYQQGQTQLQIVQHLRLSQPTVSRRLVKARESLLAALIKWSQETVNISVSSNQIKDLSTALEEWLKNHLIVNYEL from the coding sequence ATGCGTCCTCGCCAACAAATAACAGATATGTTCTCCACATTCGTGCAGTTGCAGGGAGACAGATTTAGTAAATGGTTAACTGACACCAGATTGCGTCGAAGTATTCAAAATTGTTTGCAGCACTTCCCACAAACTTATAATTCAGAAAACTTTTTGACTCTTTACTGGCACAAACACTGGCAAAACCAATCTACCAGTCTCGCCAAAATGCATTTGTCTGCTTATTTACAAGAACAGTTTTATTGGGCTGCACAAGCAACAGTTGCCAAGTTGACAAGCAGCCAGTACAGCTTGGCTGATTGCTTTCAACTTGCCAATGCTGAGGTCGAAAGCATCCTTAAAGAATTCAATCCTAATATCAGCAATAACTTAAAAGCCTATGCCAGCATGGCGGTTCTCAGTCGGCTGAGAGATATTTTACGCCAACGCCGGGAAGCAGATTTTTGCACAGACTGGTCATTGTTACGCAAGGTAAGTAAAAAGCAACTATTAGCAGCTCTTAATCAGGCTGGATTATCACCAGTTTCCATTGCTCAATATCGCCTAGCCTGGACTTGTTTCAAACAACTGTATGTCCATAATCAGCCTGGAGGTACGGGTAAGTTAGCAGAACCCAGTCACCAAGTTTGGGAAGCGATCGCCAACCTCTACAATAGTGAACGACAAAGCCAACTAACTCAAGCTACGAGGCAATGCAACGCAGACACAATTAAACAATGGTTAACCCAGACGGCAATGAGTGTGCGTACCTATCTCTATCCGCCTGTTATTTCTCTGAATATTACTAAAGATGACACCAATATAATGCTTGATTTGCCAGATCCATCTTCTGATTCATTAATAGCTGAACTGATAGCCGAAGAGGACGCCCGCAATCGAGCAAACCAACAAAATCAAATAAATAACGTATTATCAAATGCTTTACAGCTTCTTGATGCACAATCTCAAGAATTACTAAAACTTTACTATCAACAGGGACAAACTCAGCTACAAATCGTACAACATTTGCGGCTGAGTCAACCAACAGTTTCCCGACGGCTGGTTAAAGCCAGAGAATCCTTGCTGGCAGCATTAATCAAATGGAGTCAGGAAACAGTGAATATTTCTGTGAGTTCCAACCAAATTAAAGATCTGAGTACCGCTTTAGAAGAATGGCTGAAAAATCATTTAATCGTCAATTATGAGTTATGA